One Aphidius gifuensis isolate YNYX2018 linkage group LG5, ASM1490517v1, whole genome shotgun sequence genomic region harbors:
- the LOC122857111 gene encoding uncharacterized protein LOC122857111 — translation MAKEMMIVFVYDTSRCRKEDDDPADAVMYFHPAWVSPTQRLALAGQLMGVHHFLTISFSSPKIISLQGGKFVIKKFGQYVLAVGTDRNIHDWILQRRANCLESIIKFFHCDFDTIAKSLNNDRNKLSEKLYQMLETYLPILQYSASYFSSMPMIKLPKTASNVFLDSMQILQYCQETNPGIIGGAMFFNNKIVATQLSAELTKQLVLTDPYRIKTPGDKIITDFHLPLGVQLLRVFIKRQKTIDITNEEIIKKPNNTFIDTPATRKTFKKSTLPVSSGMKRDTSRIFTVPEEGETDNNNIIDHSIKIKKPPPPTTLPIKSSLNFDKRDIKKIYQNTVPVPPPPPLLTPSVCSTPLKDINRILHGTAVSICSANEDTQLSTDNDNKNIDDIPDVVKEALRCKRINKLKNTTRNKLDSKIKHEYWHRKSSSLSTLNDDKHFHNFNDLSSKEKNKKYFMTITDPCYPVFRQDGNPISQTLYDHYISLHYQSLVKEQNLNINKNDKNKINFDNDNDSDFKDFDCIIINNDLSVVQTKKPTDIKLDKKKSQEINRRSMSLPLKSLNAPADNNNSKITTESSDVSHKKKLDGIQLTPLMSKLSLLITDEKTSDFCSKEINTPNEYYDSSTLSNINNNNKSNNTAVDDDDGDECDFNRNENDDCYEKAELFICGKQSMVLMLLMTDGTANNPDLIHNIWQACMNNLERLESRLQYCLDPQPSSNSKELYSVLGIDSQWDTTHRSGLWGVTELDIVSSLHDRFKKSSNITDIIVRTEDTVVYGSQSGRSEIFYQQAIPPNTCGSLPTPADLMGVVPLKAKRRLERDHGIIIL, via the exons atGGCAAA agaaatgatgattgtttttgtttacGACACAAGTAGATGTCGTAAAGAGGATGATGATCCAGCTGATGCTGTCATGTATTTTCATCCAGCTTGGGTATCACCAACTCAACGTTTAGCATTAGCTGGTCAATTAATGGgtgttcatcattttttaacaatatcattttcatcacCAAAGATCATATCACTGCAAGGtggtaaatttgttattaaaaaatttggtcAATATGTACTTGCTGTTGGTACCGATCGTAATATACATGATTGGATATTACAAAGACGAGCAAATTGTTTAgagtcaattattaaatttttccattgtGATTTTGATACAATAgcaaaatcattaaataatgatcGTAATAAGTTGAGTGAAAAACTTTATCAAATGTTAGAAACATATTTACCAATACTTCAATACTCAGCAAGCTATTTTTCAAGTATGCCAATGATAAAACTTCCAAAAACAGcaagtaatgtttttttagatTCAATGCAAATACTACAATATTGTCAAGAAACAAATCCTGGTATTATTGGTGGTgcaatgttttttaataataaaattgttgcaACACAATTGAGTGCTGAGCTAACAAAACAACTTGTATTAACAGATCcatatagaataaaaacacctggtgataaaataataactgatTTTCATTTACCACTTGGTGTACAATTATTACGTGTATTTATAAAACGTCAAAAGACAATTGACATTAccaatgaagaaataattaaaaaaccaaacaATACATTTATTGATACACCTGCAACaagaaaaacatttaaaaaatcaacactACCAGTATCATCTGGTATGAAACGTGATACATCAAGAATATTTACTGTACCAGAAGAAGGTGAAActgataacaataatattattgatcattcaattaaaattaaaaaaccaccaccaccaacaacattaccaattaaatcatcattgaattttgataagagagacattaaaaaaatttatcaaaatactgTACcagtaccaccaccaccaccacttcTTACACCATCTGTATGTTCAACACCATTGAAAGATATCAATAGAATACTTCATGGTACAGCAGTATCAATATGTAGTGCCAATGAAGACACACAACTATCAacagataatgataataaaaatattgatgacatACCAGACGTTGTAAAAGAAGCATTAAGATGTAAacgtattaataaattaaaaaatacaactagaaataaattagattcaaaaattaaacatgaaTATTGGCATAGaaaatcatcaagtttatCAACGTTAAATGATGACAagcattttcataattttaatgatttatcaagtaaagaaaaaaataaaaaatatttcatgacAATAACAGATCCATGTTATCCAGTTTTTAGACAAGATGGTAATCCAATATCACAGACTCTTTATGATCATTATATTTCATTGCATTATCAGTCATTAGTTAaagaacaaaatttaaatataaataagaatgataaaaataaaataaattttgataatgataatgatagtgattttaaagattttgattgtattattattaataatgatttatctgttgtacaaacaaaaaaaccaactgacataaaattagataaaaaaaaaagtcaagaaatAAATCGTAGATCAATGAGTTTAccattaaaaagtttaaatgcaccagctgataataataactcaaaaataacaacagaaTCATCTGATGTATCacataaaaagaaattagATGGTATACAATTAACACCATTAATGTCAAAattaagtttattaattactgatgaaaaaacaagTGATTTTTGTAGTAAAGAAATTAATACACCAAATGAATATTAtgattcatcaacattatcaaatattaataataataataaaagcaataatactgctgttgatgatgatgatggtgatgaatgTGATTTTAATcgaaatgaaaatgatgattgtTATGAAAAAgctgaattatttatatgtggTAAACAAAGTATGGTTTTAATGTTACTGATGACTGATGGTACTGCTAATAATCCAGATTTAATTCATAATATATGGCAAGCATGTATGAATAATTTAGAAAGATTAGAATCACGTTTGCAGTATTGTCTTGATCCACAACCATCAAGTAATAGTAAAGAACTTTATAGTGTACTTGGTATTGATTCACAATGGGATACAACACATCGTTCTGGTTTATGGGGTGTTACTGAACTTGATATTGTTTCATCATTACatgatagatttaaaaaatcaagtaatatTACTGATATTATTGTTAGAACAGAGGATACTGTTGTTTATGGTAGTCAAAGTGGAAGaagtgaaattttttatcaacaagcTATACCACCAAATACATGTGGAAGTTTACCAACACCTGCTGATCTTATGGGTGTTGTTCCTCTAAAAGCCAAACGTAGATTAGAACGTGATCatggaataattatattgtaa
- the LOC122857120 gene encoding dynactin subunit 2, whose translation MADSKYADLPGIAYNQVDVYETTDLPEAEQFTEYNEDESESIERLHINATEAFGKFKGKHVITEGVDFSDKISRKTRTGFGVWELPGEGEQETPIQKFQRLQCEIKELYDEVAEIKEKAKDEEEIKNSADIMAQVDEAGKQLNSIKLDDCFGTDLVVTLSDPQGIRLKQLKSQIEQFKHAGIKDNNNEKNEKPEVINDNCQNGVMKYEMLYLPEKSRMQEVARVAQLEQRLAKLENLLGSSDEKLAKFTQNLKSQGILESVQQLAAKSALLDSNQVDAMESRIASLTNKMDNIAHKKSTMPADSERDQKISEMYDIVKKTEAMSQILPQTVERLIALNAIHRRAGEFSKSLTQLEELQNQISTNLESNKSVLKGVQESFAGNLEMIHKNMAALEIRVENLKK comes from the exons atggcAGATTCAAAGTACGCTGATCTTCCTGGAATA gcTTATAACCAGGTTGATGTTTATGAGACAACTGATTTACCAGAAGCTGAACAATTTACAGAATACAAtgag GATGAATCTGAATCAATTGAACGACTTCATATCAATGCAACTGAGGCATTTGGCAAGTTTAAAGGAAAGCATGTAATCACAGAAGGAGTTGATTTTTCAGATAAAATATCACGAAAAACAAGAACtgg atTTGGAGTATGGGAACTTCCTGGAGAAGGTGAACAAGAGACTCCAATTCAAAAATTCCAAAGATTACAATGTGAAATTAAAGAATTGTATGATGAAGTTGCTGAAATAaag gaAAAAGCAAAAGAcgaagaagaaataaaaaattcagcagATATAATGGCACAAGTTGATGAGGCAGGCAAACAATTAAACAGTATAAAATTAGATGATTGTTTTGGTACTGATTTAGTTGTAACATTGTCTGATCCTCAGGGTATTagattaaaacaattaaaatcacaAATTGAACAATTTAAACATGCTGgtattaaagataataataatgaaaaaaatgaaaagccAGAagtgataaatgataattgtcAAAATGGTGTTATGAAATATGAAATGTTATATTTACCAGAAAAATCAAGAATGCAAGAAGTTGCAAGAGTTGCTCAATTGGAACAAAGATTAgctaaattagaaaatttactTGGTTCAAGTGATGAAAAATTAGCTAAATTTACACAAAATCTTAAATCACAAGGTATTCTAGAATCTGTTCAACAACTTGCTGCAAAATCAGCTCTACTTGATAGCAATCAAGTTGATGCAATGGAAAGTAGAATTGccagtttaacaaataaaatggatAATATTGcacataaaaaatcaacaatgcCAGCTGATTCTGAACGTGATCAAAAAATAAGTGAAATGTatgatattgttaaaaaaactgAAGCAATGTCACAAATTTTACCACAAACTGTGGAAAGACTTATTGCTCTCAATGCAATTCATCGTCGTg ctGGAGAATTTAGCAAGTCTTTGACACAACTTGAAGaattacaaaatcaaatttcaacaaatttagaAAGTAATAAATCAGTGTTAAAGGGTGTACAAGAAAGTTTTGCAGGAAATTTAGAAatgattcataaaaatatggcAGCTTTAGAAATAcgtgttgaaaatttaaaaaaataa